Proteins from a genomic interval of Neovison vison isolate M4711 chromosome 4, ASM_NN_V1, whole genome shotgun sequence:
- the LOC122904168 gene encoding profilin-1 → MAGWNAYIDNLMADGTCQDAAIVGYKDSPSVWAAVPGKTFVNITPAEVGVLVGKDRSSFFVNGLTLGGQKCSVIRDSLLQDGEFTMDLRTKSTGGAPTFNITVTMTAKTLVLLMGKEGVHGGMINKKCYEMASHLRRSQY, encoded by the coding sequence ATGGCCGGGTGGAACGCCTACATCGACAACCTCATGGCGGACGGGACCTGTCAGGACGCGGCCATCGTGGGCTATAAGGACTCGCCCTCCGTTTGGGCCGCCGTCCCCGGGAAGACCTTCGTCAACATCACGCCAGCTGAGGTTGGTGTCCTGGTTGGCAAAGACCGATCAAGTTTTTTCGTGAACGGGCTGACACTTGGGGGCCAGAAATGTTCTGTTATCCGGGACTCACTGCTGCAGGATGGGGAGTTTACCATGGACCTTCGTACCAAGAGCACCGGTGGAGCCCCCACTTTCAACATCACTGTCACCATGACTGCCAAGACGCTAGTCCTGCTGATGGGCAAAGAAGGTGTCCACGGTGGTATGATCAACAAGAAATGTTATGAAATGGCCTCCCACCTGCGGCGTTCCCAGTACTGA
- the LOC122904169 gene encoding LOW QUALITY PROTEIN: cationic amino acid transporter 3-like (The sequence of the model RefSeq protein was modified relative to this genomic sequence to represent the inferred CDS: deleted 1 base in 1 codon): MLWRALRRVGQKLVHRWALEPGMAETRLARCLSTLDLVALVVGSTLGAGVYVLAGEVAKDKAGPSIVICFLVAALSSVLAGRCYAEFGARVPRSGSAYLYSYVTVGELWAFTTGWNLILSYVIGTASVARAWSSASDNLIGNHISQTLQGSFSLHVPHVLAEYPDFFALGLVLLLTGLLAPGASESALVTKVFIVVNLLVLGFVIISGFIKGDLHNWKLTEEDYRLTIAGLNDTNSLGPLGSGGFVPFGFEGILRGAATCFYAFVRFDCIATTGEEAQNPQRSIPVGIVISLFVCFLAYFGVSLALTLMMPYYQLQPESPLPEAFLYTGWAPARYVVAIGSLCALSTSLLGSMFPMPRVIYAMAEDGLLFRVLARVHTGTHTPIVATVVSGIIAAFMAFLFEFTDLVDLMSIGTLLAYSLVAVCVLILRYQPELRNDEDEVELQEEKLPKAEKLTLQGLFCPLNPIPTPLSDQVVYVCSSSLALLLTLLCLVLAQWPIPLLSGDPVWTAVVVLLLMLITGITGVIWRQSQCPTPLHFKVPALPLLPLVSIFVNVYLMMQMTAGTWARVGVWMLIGFAIYFGYGIQHSLEEVKSNQAPLKSRAKTVDLDLSSACTHSI, from the exons ATGCTGTGGCGGGCCCTTCGCAGAGTGGGTCAAAAGCTGGTACACAGATGGGCGCTGGAGCCAGGCATGGCTGAGACTCGCCTTGCCCGATGCCTGAGCACCCTGGATTTAGTGGCCCTGGTTGTGGGCAGCACCTTGGGTGCAGGTGTGTATGTCCTGGCTGGTGAGGTGGCCAAAGATAAAGCAGGACCGTCCATTGTGATCTGCTTTTTGGTGGCTGCCCTGTCTTCTGTGTTGGCCGGACGGTGCTATGCGGAGTTTGGTGCCCGAGTCCCCCGTTCTGGTTCTGCATATCTCTACAGTTATGTCACAGTGGGTGAGCTCTGGGCCTTCACCACGGGCTGGAACCTCATCCTGTCCTATGTTATAGGTACAGCCAGTGTGGCCCGGGCCTGGAGCTCGGCGTCTGACAACCTGATTGGGAACCACATCTCTCAGACCCTGCAGGGGAGTTTCTCACTGCATGTTCCCCATGTCCTTGCAGAATATCCAGACTTCTTTGCTCTGGGCCTTGTGTTGTTGCTCACTGGATTGCTGGCTCCGGGGGCTAGTGAGTCAGCCCTGGTCACCAAAGTGTTCATAGTGGTGAACCTTTTGGTTCTCGGTTTTGTCATCATCTCGGGCTTCATTAAGGGGGACCTGCAC AATTGGAAACTCACAGAAGAGGACTACAGACTGACCATAGCTGGCCTCAATGACACCAATAGCTTGGGCCCCCTGGGCTCTGGAGGATTTGTGCCTTTCGGCTTCGAGGGGATTCTCCGAGGAGCAGCTACCTGTTTCTATGCATTTGTTCGTTTCGACTGTATTGCTACCACTGGCGAGGAAGCCCAGAATCCCCAGCGTTCCATCCCTGTGGGCATCGTGATTTCACTGTTCGTCTGCTTTTTGGCGTATTTTGGGGTCTCTTTGGCACTTACCCTTATGATGCCTTACTACCAGCTTCAACCCGAGAGTCCCCTGCCTGAGGCATTTCTTTATACTGGTTGGGCCCCTGCCCGCTATGTTGTGGCTATTGgatccctctgtgctctttctaCCAGCCTCTTGGGTTCTATGTTCCCCATGCCTCGGGTGATCTATGCGATGGCAGAGGATGGCCTCCTGTTCCGTGTCCTTGCCAGGgtccacacaggcacacacacccccatcGTGGCCACTGTGGTCTCTGGTATTATTGCAGCATTTATGGCATTCCTCTTTGAATTCACTGATCTTGTGGACCTCATGTCAATTGGGACCCTGCTGGCTTACTCTCTGGTGGCTGTTTGTGTTCTCATCCTCAGGTATCAGCCTGAGTTGAGGAATGATGAAGATGAGGTGGAGTTACAGGAGGAGAAGCTCCCCAAAGCAGAGAAGCTGACCCTGCAGGGACTCTTCTGTCCTCTCAACCCCATCCCCACTCCGCTCTCTGACCAAGTTGTCTATGTGTGTTCCTCATCGCTTGCCCTGCTCCTGACTCTTCTTTGCCTGGTATTGGCCCAGTGGCCCATCCCACTGCTTTCTGGAGACCCGGTATGGACCGCAGTGGTTGTGCTGCTCCTGATGCTCATTACTGGGATCACTGGGGTCATCTGGAGACAGTCACAGTGTCCCACTCCTTTGCACTTCAAGGTACCTGctttgcctctcctcccactaGTGAGCATCTTTGTGAATGTTTACCTTATGATGCAGATGACAGCGGGCACCTGGGCCCGAGTTGGGGTCTGGATGCTGATCGGCTTTGCTATCTACTTCGGCTATGGGATCCAGCACAGCCTGGAGGAGGTTAAGAGTAACCAAGCTCCACTCAAGTCTAGGGCCAAAACTGTAGACCTTGATCTCAGCAGTGCCTGTACACATTCGATCTGA
- the ZNF786 gene encoding zinc finger protein 786 isoform X2 → MRTNYEILVSLDNGLPKPELISWIEQEREFFQNWREAQKSGTIICSSACLQFDPVIEGHQFGGGPQAVHSREAECCFQVDRGAGQCPSEASRGGGEDVSFRLDQSIALRNPPSRDAQAARPAAPRTLGLPGRQEASSWRATQHPCAECGESFWTKDHLEKHQRSHLKDQPWRSWKKRSGQADPQPRRSRSQAPRRFRCPDCGRSFRRKRPLLAHPAVHAGESALRDAECGTCFPPKQPLLGHRLPHEGERPSRCPRCDGSLRSGSGVQARQGPPGRERLGSWREGDGAFPVRAEPAAVPSGGKPSPREERCARMGAGERPFSCAECGKHFAARSKLAGHLRVHTGEKPFRCPECGKSFRQRGLLRGHQRVHRGERPFPCRKCGKAFAKQCKLTEHGRVHSGEKPFWCAQCGRSFRQRGQLLRHERLHSDERPFQCPECPLSFRLQSMLRAHRLRHGGERPFSCGECGRAFTHQCKLREHLRVHSGERPFQCPECAKSFRLKGILKAHQRTHSKERPFSCGECGKGFTRQSKLTEHFRVHSGERPFQCPTCDRSFRLKGQLLSHQRLHTGERPFQCPECGKSYRVKADMKAHQLLHSGEMPFSCECGKGFAKQSKLIEHIRTHTGEKPFQCPKCDKSFRLKAQLLSHQGLHTGERPFRCPECDKNFREKGHMLRHQRIHRPERPFACGDCGKGFIYKSKLAEHIRVHTKSYSAPNETDIKKRLSQLFAMIEADWS, encoded by the exons ATAATGGACTCCCCAAACCAGAACTAATATCCTGGATTGAACAGGAGAGAGAGTTCTTCCAGAACTGGCGAGAAGCACAGAAATCAGGAACCATAATTTGTTCTTCTGCTTGTTTGCAATTCGATCCAGTTATCGAGGGCCATCAGTTTGGGG gAGGCCCACAAGCTGTACATTCAAGAGAAGCTGAGTGCTGTTTCCAAGTAGATCGCGGAGCGGGCCAGTGCCCCTCCGAAGCCTcccgaggaggaggagaagatgtTTCCTTCAGGCTTGACCAAAGCATCGCCCTCCGGAACCCACCCAGCCGTGACGCCCAGGCTGCACGGCCAGCAGCCCCCAGAACGCTGGGTCTCCCTGGCCGGCAGGAGGCCTCCTCCTGGAGGGCCACCCAGCACCCTTGCGCTGAGTGCGGGGAGAGCTTTTGGACGAAGGACCACTTGGAGAAGCACCAGAGAAGCCACTTGAAGGACCAGCCGTGGAGGTCGTGGAAGAAGCGCAGCGGCCAAGCTGATCCGCAGCCACGGCGGAGCCGCTCTCAGGCTCCCAGGCGCTTCCGGTGTCCGGACTGTGGGAGGAGCTTCCGCCGGAAGCGGCCTTTGCTCGCGCATCCGGCTGTGCATGCGGGCGAGAGCGCCCTGCGGGACGCCGAGTGTGGCACGTGCTTCCCGCCCAAGCAGCCCCTTCTGGGCCACCGCCTCCCGCACGAGGGGGAGAGGCCGTCCCGGTGCCCCAGATGTGACGGGAGCTTGCGGTCCGGGAGCGGCGTGCAGGCTCGCCAGGGCCCTCCTGGCCGGGAGAGGCTAggctcctggagagaaggcgATGGCGCCTTCCCGGTCAGGGCTGAGCCGGCCGCTGTGCCCTCGGGAGGGAAGCCGAGCCCGCGTGAGGAGCGCTGCGCCCGCATGGGAGCCGGGGAGAGGCCGTTCTCCTGCGCCGAGTGCGGTAAGCACTTCGCTGCCAGGTCCAAGCTCGCCGGCCACCTCCGCGTGCACACGGGAGAGAAGCCCTTCCGGTGCCCGGAGTGTGGCAAGAGCTTCCGGCAGCGCGGCCTGCTCAGGGGCCACCAGCGCGTGCACCGCGGCGAGCGGCCCTTCCCCTGCCGGAAGTGCGGCAAGGCCTTCGCCAAGCAGTGTAAGCTCACGGAGCACGGCCGCGTCCACAGCGGGGAGAAGCCCTTCTGGTGCGCCCAGTGCGGCAGGAGCTTCCGCCAGCGGGGACAGCTGCTGAGGCACGAGCGGCTGCACAGCGACGAGAGGCCCTTCCAGTGCCCCGAGTGCCCGCTGAGCTTCCGCCTGCAGAGCATGCTGCGGGCACACCGGCTCCGCCACGGCGGAGAGCGGCCCTTCTCCTGCGGCGAGTGCGGCCGCGCCTTCACGCACCAGTGCAAGCTCCGCGAGCACCTGAGAGTGCACAGCGGGGAGAGGCCCTTCCAGTGCCCCGAGTGTGCCAAGAGCTTCCGCCTCAAGGGCATCCTGAAGGCGCACCAGCGCACGCACAGCAAGGAGAGGCCCTTTTCGTGCGGGGAGTGCGGCAAGGGCTTCACCCGGCAGTCCAAGCTCACCGAGCACTTCCGCGTGCACAGCGGGGAGAGGCCCTTCCAGTGCCCCACCTGCGACCGGAGTTTCCGCCTCAAGGGGCAGCTGCTGAGTCACCAGCGCCTGCACACGGGGGAGAGACCCTTCCAGTGCCCCGAGTGCGGCAAGAGCTACCGCGTGAAGGCCGACATGAAGGCCCACCAGCTGCTGCACAGCGGCGAGATGCCTTTCTCCTGCGAGTGTGGCAAGGGCTTTGCCAAGCAGTCCAAACTCATTGAGCACATCAGGACCCACACGGGGGAGAAGCCTTTCCAGTGTCCCAAATGTGACAAGAGTTTCCGCTTGAAGGCGCAGCTGCTCAGCCACCAAGGCCTGCACACAGGGGAGAGACCTTTCCGCTGTCCCGAGTGTGACAAGAACTTCCGGGAAAAGGGACACATGCTTCGGCACCAGCGCATACACAGGCCCGAGAGGCCCTTTGCCTGTGGCGACTGCGGGAAGGGCTTCATTTATAAGTCGAAACTAGCGGAACACATCAGGGTACACACGAAATCCTACAGTGCTCCAAATGAGACGGACATCAAGAAGAGGCTCAGCCAGCTGTTTGCGATGATCGAGGCCGACTGGAGTTGA
- the ZNF786 gene encoding zinc finger protein 786 isoform X1 yields MAEPAPLPLTFEDVAIYFSEQEWQNLEAWQKELYKHVMRTNYEILVSLDNGLPKPELISWIEQEREFFQNWREAQKSGTIICSSACLQFDPVIEGHQFGGGPQAVHSREAECCFQVDRGAGQCPSEASRGGGEDVSFRLDQSIALRNPPSRDAQAARPAAPRTLGLPGRQEASSWRATQHPCAECGESFWTKDHLEKHQRSHLKDQPWRSWKKRSGQADPQPRRSRSQAPRRFRCPDCGRSFRRKRPLLAHPAVHAGESALRDAECGTCFPPKQPLLGHRLPHEGERPSRCPRCDGSLRSGSGVQARQGPPGRERLGSWREGDGAFPVRAEPAAVPSGGKPSPREERCARMGAGERPFSCAECGKHFAARSKLAGHLRVHTGEKPFRCPECGKSFRQRGLLRGHQRVHRGERPFPCRKCGKAFAKQCKLTEHGRVHSGEKPFWCAQCGRSFRQRGQLLRHERLHSDERPFQCPECPLSFRLQSMLRAHRLRHGGERPFSCGECGRAFTHQCKLREHLRVHSGERPFQCPECAKSFRLKGILKAHQRTHSKERPFSCGECGKGFTRQSKLTEHFRVHSGERPFQCPTCDRSFRLKGQLLSHQRLHTGERPFQCPECGKSYRVKADMKAHQLLHSGEMPFSCECGKGFAKQSKLIEHIRTHTGEKPFQCPKCDKSFRLKAQLLSHQGLHTGERPFRCPECDKNFREKGHMLRHQRIHRPERPFACGDCGKGFIYKSKLAEHIRVHTKSYSAPNETDIKKRLSQLFAMIEADWS; encoded by the exons ATAATGGACTCCCCAAACCAGAACTAATATCCTGGATTGAACAGGAGAGAGAGTTCTTCCAGAACTGGCGAGAAGCACAGAAATCAGGAACCATAATTTGTTCTTCTGCTTGTTTGCAATTCGATCCAGTTATCGAGGGCCATCAGTTTGGGG gAGGCCCACAAGCTGTACATTCAAGAGAAGCTGAGTGCTGTTTCCAAGTAGATCGCGGAGCGGGCCAGTGCCCCTCCGAAGCCTcccgaggaggaggagaagatgtTTCCTTCAGGCTTGACCAAAGCATCGCCCTCCGGAACCCACCCAGCCGTGACGCCCAGGCTGCACGGCCAGCAGCCCCCAGAACGCTGGGTCTCCCTGGCCGGCAGGAGGCCTCCTCCTGGAGGGCCACCCAGCACCCTTGCGCTGAGTGCGGGGAGAGCTTTTGGACGAAGGACCACTTGGAGAAGCACCAGAGAAGCCACTTGAAGGACCAGCCGTGGAGGTCGTGGAAGAAGCGCAGCGGCCAAGCTGATCCGCAGCCACGGCGGAGCCGCTCTCAGGCTCCCAGGCGCTTCCGGTGTCCGGACTGTGGGAGGAGCTTCCGCCGGAAGCGGCCTTTGCTCGCGCATCCGGCTGTGCATGCGGGCGAGAGCGCCCTGCGGGACGCCGAGTGTGGCACGTGCTTCCCGCCCAAGCAGCCCCTTCTGGGCCACCGCCTCCCGCACGAGGGGGAGAGGCCGTCCCGGTGCCCCAGATGTGACGGGAGCTTGCGGTCCGGGAGCGGCGTGCAGGCTCGCCAGGGCCCTCCTGGCCGGGAGAGGCTAggctcctggagagaaggcgATGGCGCCTTCCCGGTCAGGGCTGAGCCGGCCGCTGTGCCCTCGGGAGGGAAGCCGAGCCCGCGTGAGGAGCGCTGCGCCCGCATGGGAGCCGGGGAGAGGCCGTTCTCCTGCGCCGAGTGCGGTAAGCACTTCGCTGCCAGGTCCAAGCTCGCCGGCCACCTCCGCGTGCACACGGGAGAGAAGCCCTTCCGGTGCCCGGAGTGTGGCAAGAGCTTCCGGCAGCGCGGCCTGCTCAGGGGCCACCAGCGCGTGCACCGCGGCGAGCGGCCCTTCCCCTGCCGGAAGTGCGGCAAGGCCTTCGCCAAGCAGTGTAAGCTCACGGAGCACGGCCGCGTCCACAGCGGGGAGAAGCCCTTCTGGTGCGCCCAGTGCGGCAGGAGCTTCCGCCAGCGGGGACAGCTGCTGAGGCACGAGCGGCTGCACAGCGACGAGAGGCCCTTCCAGTGCCCCGAGTGCCCGCTGAGCTTCCGCCTGCAGAGCATGCTGCGGGCACACCGGCTCCGCCACGGCGGAGAGCGGCCCTTCTCCTGCGGCGAGTGCGGCCGCGCCTTCACGCACCAGTGCAAGCTCCGCGAGCACCTGAGAGTGCACAGCGGGGAGAGGCCCTTCCAGTGCCCCGAGTGTGCCAAGAGCTTCCGCCTCAAGGGCATCCTGAAGGCGCACCAGCGCACGCACAGCAAGGAGAGGCCCTTTTCGTGCGGGGAGTGCGGCAAGGGCTTCACCCGGCAGTCCAAGCTCACCGAGCACTTCCGCGTGCACAGCGGGGAGAGGCCCTTCCAGTGCCCCACCTGCGACCGGAGTTTCCGCCTCAAGGGGCAGCTGCTGAGTCACCAGCGCCTGCACACGGGGGAGAGACCCTTCCAGTGCCCCGAGTGCGGCAAGAGCTACCGCGTGAAGGCCGACATGAAGGCCCACCAGCTGCTGCACAGCGGCGAGATGCCTTTCTCCTGCGAGTGTGGCAAGGGCTTTGCCAAGCAGTCCAAACTCATTGAGCACATCAGGACCCACACGGGGGAGAAGCCTTTCCAGTGTCCCAAATGTGACAAGAGTTTCCGCTTGAAGGCGCAGCTGCTCAGCCACCAAGGCCTGCACACAGGGGAGAGACCTTTCCGCTGTCCCGAGTGTGACAAGAACTTCCGGGAAAAGGGACACATGCTTCGGCACCAGCGCATACACAGGCCCGAGAGGCCCTTTGCCTGTGGCGACTGCGGGAAGGGCTTCATTTATAAGTCGAAACTAGCGGAACACATCAGGGTACACACGAAATCCTACAGTGCTCCAAATGAGACGGACATCAAGAAGAGGCTCAGCCAGCTGTTTGCGATGATCGAGGCCGACTGGAGTTGA